Genomic window (Desulfuromonas sp.):
TGTGCCCGCGCCCTACGATGCGGCCATCAACGACCAGGACCGAACCGATGGGAACGCCTCCTTCGGCCATGCCCTTTTTCGCTTCCTCAATTGCGGCATTTAGAAATATATCCACGGGTTTCCCTTTGCGTATGGATTGCGAGAGTTTTGGGGGCTGGAGGGCTCGTAGGTAATACAGGGGCTGCCGGTGACACCTGACAGGCTAATCGACTAATCAACAACATCCCCTCCTGACCCCCCTGTTTCCTGCCCTGGTCTCGGGGGATAAACAACTAAGCGGGGTGCTCCTGACCAAAAAACAAATCCGACGTTTTCTTGAGTCTCTATGGCAAAGGGGTCGCGTCTACACATTTCACATTCATTCCGAAATAGAAAATTAGAGAAAAACGTCCCTCTCGCCCTCCTCACGCCCCTCCAGGAATTCAGCCGTCGCGCAGTGCTTCGACCAACTCCATGCGTGCCGCTCGCCTCGCGGGAAGGAGCCCGCAAGACAGTCCCATGACCAGGGCGAAGGCGAGGCATTTGATTGCGATGCCGGGGGTCAGGGAGAAGCCGAAGGCGAGTTCGGAGAAGGTCTGCCAATTCATGGTGGAAATGGTGATCAGTTGCATGAAGGAGGCGAAAAAGAGCCCGACCAGGCCGCCGAGCAGGCCGAGAAGCAGTGACTCGGCGATAAAGGCGATCAAGATGCTGCCGCGCCCGAAGCCCAGGGCCCGCAAGGTGCCGATCTCGGTGATGCGGCCGGCTACAGCGGCGTACATGGTGATCATGGCGCCGATAACCGCGCCGATCGAAAAGATCAGGGTCAGCGTCGTGCCGAGGATGCGAAGGAACGTTCCCATCGCCTCCGACTGATCGGCGTAGAATGTGATCTCCCGCTTGACTTCTACTGTCAGGCGCGGGTCGGTCTCGATACGCTCTTTGTAACGAGCGAAGGCACCGGGGTCACGCAGGCGAAAGACCACCGAGGAGTAGACCGTGCGGCGGAAGGCCTGCATCAGCTGATCGACATCCCCCCAGATCTCAGAGTTGAAGCCGGTAGCTCCGGCGTCGAAAACCCCCACGACCTGCCAGTCGCGCATGCCGAAACGCAGGTTCTCTCCCAGGGCGGCGCCGCGAAAGCGCCGGGCGATACTCGATCCCGTGACGATCTCGGCCGCCCCCGGCCGCGGCATGCGCCCCTCGGCCAGACGCGCCTGTGGGCGCAGGGTGAGGGACGCCGGACCGATGCCCCGGATGATCACATTGGCCTCCTGGTCGCTGCCGCGTTTGTCCAGGTTGATGAGGACCACCGACTCGCGGGCCAGCAGGGGCTGGCTGTCGCCTCCGATCGCCACCTCGGGCTGGCTGGCAAGGATCGCTGCCGCATCGCGGTCGATGCCGCTTTGCACTTCGGTCTCCGAGCCCTTGCGGATCAGCACCACGTTTTCCGGCGAGCCGGTATCGACCAAGGTCTGCTGCAGCCCCTCGACCAGCATCAAGGTTGCGGCGAAGACGAAAACGACCAGGGCCATCCCCGCCACGGTCAAGGCGGTGGTCAGGCGCCGCGTCCAGAGATTGCGCAGGCTGTAGGAGAAGGGGATCATTCAGCCGATCCTCCTTAATCCTTCGGCGATGTTGATGGTGGCCCCGCGCCAGGTGGTGAAAATCCCCGCAACGAAACCGACGGTGACGGCCGCGGCCAGATCGAGCCAGACCGTCTCCGGGGGGACTCGGAAGACCGGGATGAACTGGGCAAGCATCCGGCCGATCTCCGCTGCCGCCGGGTAGGTCAGGAGCAGCCCCAGCGCACCGCCAGAGAGGGCGATGAGCATCGATTCGCCGAAAACCGCCCCGGCGATGTGATGAGCGCCGAAGCCGAGGGTCTTTAGGGTGGCATACTCGGCGATGCGCTCGCGGGCGGTCATCGCCATGGTGTTGGCAGCGACCACCATGATGATGACGATGACCACAATGGAGACGATTCGGATGGCTGTGATGATCGCCCCCGACATGGCCACGAAGCTGAGCTGGAAGGCTTTCTCCGTCTCGGTGAGAGTCTCCGCCAAAGAGTTCTTGAACAGCGCGTCGATGGCCGCCGAAGCCTCGGCCGCCTGATCCGGGTGGGACAGTCCGATCATGTAGAACCCGACCTGGTCGGCGCGGCGCGGCGCGGTTTTTTTCATCGTTTCGTTAAGGTAGTCCCAGTGAAAGAAAAACTGGGTCTGGTCGGTGTTGGGCCGCAGCCCCCGGTAGATGCCGCGCAGCACAAGGTCCCAGTCGCCGGGAAAGATCGTCCCCTGAAGGGTGATCTGGTCGCCGACCTGCCATCCGAAGCGTTCCGCCAGATTGGCCCCGGCCACCGCGCCGCGGCGATCGCGCACAAAGGCGCTTTTTTGCTGAGGGGGAATGACTAATTCCGGGTAGAGTTCGAGGTAACTCTCGGGCTCTACGGCGAAGTTGGGGAAGAAGTTCTTGCGGTCGATGTAGATGCCGCCGAACCAGTTGCCGATGGAAACCTTTTCGACTCCGTCCACTTGCTTGATTCGGTCCTTGTAGGAGAGGGGAAGGGAAAAGACCAGAGAGATTGCGTTGCGGGTCACCAACCGGTTGGCCGCGGAGGCCTCGACCCCCAGGTACCAGGCCCCGATGAGAGTGCGCAGCAGGCCGAATGCGAGGATGGCCACGGCGATGCCAAGGACCGTGAGCGTACTGCGCAGCTTGTGGCGAAAAGCGTTGCGCACAATCAGCTTAAGCAGGAACATTGTCGAGCAGTCCCTTCTCCAGGTGACGGATGACATGGGCCTTTTCAGCGGCGCGGGGATCGTGGGTGACCATAATGACCGTCTTGCCGAACTCCCGGTTAAGACTGTCCATAAGCGACAGCACCTCCTCGGCAGACTCCCGGTCGAGGTCCCCCGTCGGCTCATCGGCCACCAGGATGGTCGGGTCGGTGATCAGCGCCCTGGCGATGGCGACCCGCTGTTGCTGTCCGCCCGAGAGCTGCCCGGGGCGATGGTCCATGCGGTCCTCCAGACTCACCAGGCGCATGGCCAGCAAGACGTGCTCGCTGCGCTCCTTTCGCGACAGAGGGGTGAGGAGCAGGGGGAGTTCGACGTTTTCGAAGGCAGTCAGTACCGGGATCAGGTTGTAGAACTGGAAGATGAAACCGACGTGGGCGGCTCGCCAGGCGGCCAGTTCCCTCTCGGCAAAGGCGCTGACTTCCACCCCGCCGACTCGCAGCAGACCCGCGTCGGGGCTGTCGATGCCGGCGATGAGGTTGAGCAGGGTGCTTTTGCCCGACCCCGAGGGGCCCATCAGGGCGAGGAATGCCCCATCGGCAACGTCAAGGGTGATGTCTTCAAGGACCGGCACCCGCTGGTTGCCGCGCAGGTAGGATTTGTACAGGTTGCGGATTTCCACAATAGCGGGGATGGGAGCCGTCATGTTATCCCCTCGGCAGCTTGACACGGCTGCCTTCCCGGATCCGGTCGAGGGGGCGGATAATGACCTTGTCGCCGACTTGCAGGCCGCTGCGGACCTCAACCATATCGCCGAGTTCTTCGCCAGTGACCATCTCCGACGCCTGGGCCCGTTCTCCTTCCACCCTGAAGACCAGGGTCTTGCCGTCGCGCTCCACGACCGCGGCGCGGCTTACCGCGGTGCGCGGCTGCTGCTCCTTGTCGGTTAAGGGGCGCTCGAGAAATGCGACTCGGGCACTCATTTCCGGGAGTATTTTGGGGTCTTTTGCGAGAAAGCGCACCTTGACCAGCACCGTCGCCTTGGTGCGGTCGGCGGTAGGGACAATCATATGCACGGCGCCGGCAAAGCGGCGCTCGGGAAAGGCGTCGAGTTGGATTTCGCAGGGCTGCCCGACGTGCACTTTCTCCAGGTTCGATTCGCTGACGTCGGCTTCGATCTGCAGGGAATCGAGATCGGCAATATTGACCACCGCCGCCTTGGCCTCGGCGGCAGCGCCGATTGGGGTAACGATGTCGCCGATGTCGGCGTTTTTGGTTAAAACCACGGCGTCGAAGGGAGCGCGGATTCGGGTGTAATCAAGAGCGACCTCGGCTCCTCTCAGGGCGGCCCTGGCCGTGCTCACCGTCGCCTCGGCGGCCTTGACGGTGGCCTCGGCCTGCAGATGGCGCGCCTCGGCCCGGTCGAACTCGGCGCGGGAGATAATGCCGTCGGCCAGCAACTCCTGGAAGCGCCGGAAGTTAACCTGCGCCTCGTGCTGCTCGGCTTGGGTCCTGGCGATCTCGGTGCGTGCGCGTTGCAGTTCGGCCTCTGCCTGGTCTTTCGCCGCCAGGGTATCGCGATTCTCCAGGCGGGCGATGACCTGCCCCTCCTTGACAAGACTTCCTTCTTCGACACCCAGCCACTCGAGCCGCCCCGTGACCTTGCTGGCCACAGCGGCCTTTCGCTGTGCGACAACGTAGCCGCTGGCATTAAGCTGGGTAAGGGACTGCGACGGGAAGACAAGCGAGACGGACGCGAGTTCCACCTCCACAGCCGGGGCGAAAATGCCGGTTGCATAGAGGCCTGCGCCAAGGAGTATCAGCAGGGGGATGAGGAGCCATCGGAATTTTCTACGGCGATGGGAGCGGGCGAAGTGAGCTTCTGATTTGGGAATCTTCAACTTGCTGAGATCATCATCGGCCATTTGGGCTGCTCCCGGGAGGAGGGAAGAAACAGGCCCATATATTTTAACAGAGTAGAATTCGGGGCTAATCAACAACGTCCCCCTCGACCGCCCCTCGACTATTCAAGTCAGGCATAGGCCATATTCTTAATACAATGCCCCGTTTCGGGCCCAGGGTGATTTTTATTGTTATTTTAGATACATACGAATCTAATCATCGGAAAAAACTATTGGACTTAAGGGTTTCTCCTGGGATATAAGGTCTACGCATTAAGATTTGTTTTTTTATGGCTTGCCGGTTCGTTCCATTGGGGAGGAGGCGGGGCCCACCGTGCCAGAGCGGTTTGGGGGAGGCGCCTCTGGCCATTTTTTCTTTTCAACCTATTTCACGGGAGGGTCTTTTATGGCCAGGCTTGGGTCTTGTTTTTTTATCGTGATACTTCTAGTCGTCAGCGGGTGTGGCGAATTGAGCAGTTCGGACCACGAAGTAAAGCAGCCGCCATCCCTGCATTATTATCAGCAGGCCCCCGATCTCATCGACGTGGCCAGGTTCGCCAAAGAGGACTATGCTGCCGGGGAAGGGACAAGCACCATTGCAGTGACGGATGCGGTTATCAAGACCTTGGGCGATTACCTTGGCAGTCAGGGGGGCGAGGTCTACGGGACCTCCAGCATTTCGGCCAAGCCTCTGACCGTTGACGGTGTGATCCCAAAATATAATTACGGCAACTGGCTGATCAAGGTGGCGGAAACGGCGGCCGTCCGCCTGTTGGAAGCCCGCTTTCCCGAGATGGAGGCTGAACTGCTCGGCATCGACGAAAGGGCTATTTATGCGCTGCCCTTTCGGTTCATCGTCTTGCCCGGGACTTATGAAGGCAAGGAGTATGTTTACGTCTGCGCCGTCGATCCGCTGAACTACCTTTCCCAGTTCCTGACACCCTCATCCGAACTGCGCTCCAAACTCGAAGAGGCGCGGAAGCTACTGGTTGATACCATCGCCGGCGCTTTTCCCGATGTTCAGATCGACCCCCAGTATCCCGAGGAGCGGTTTAGCGGCTCAGCAGAGGCAACGCCTATCGTTGAGATTGCCGTTGCTGCCGGGAGCCTGAGCGCCAGAGAGGTGGCGGACAAAGTGCTGGCCGGCAATGTCGTCATGTTCAAGGGTGAGGCCGAGCAGCACGGCTATCAGGTGGATAACGGCAGCGATGACTATGCCCACCTGTTGCCGGGAGAGGCGATTTTCCAGGGGGTCATGGCCTTCGGAACCTTCAGCGCGATCAAGGACGGCTGGCTCAAGGTCGATGGCGTCAAGACCTATTTCCCCGACTGGAAGATCGCCAATCAAAGTGAACAGATGGAGCATCTGGTGCCGAACAGTATCCTCCACGTGTTCGACGACGCCAAGCTGCTTGAGTACCGATTGCCGTCGGGAGAAACGGTTTACCAGATGCAGGTCTTTGACGGCTATATCTCCCCATTTTTGATGCATAACGGCATCTGGCACTTTGCCTCTTTGCC
Coding sequences:
- a CDS encoding ABC transporter permease — protein: MIPFSYSLRNLWTRRLTTALTVAGMALVVFVFAATLMLVEGLQQTLVDTGSPENVVLIRKGSETEVQSGIDRDAAAILASQPEVAIGGDSQPLLARESVVLINLDKRGSDQEANVIIRGIGPASLTLRPQARLAEGRMPRPGAAEIVTGSSIARRFRGAALGENLRFGMRDWQVVGVFDAGATGFNSEIWGDVDQLMQAFRRTVYSSVVFRLRDPGAFARYKERIETDPRLTVEVKREITFYADQSEAMGTFLRILGTTLTLIFSIGAVIGAMITMYAAVAGRITEIGTLRALGFGRGSILIAFIAESLLLGLLGGLVGLFFASFMQLITISTMNWQTFSELAFGFSLTPGIAIKCLAFALVMGLSCGLLPARRAARMELVEALRDG
- a CDS encoding ABC transporter permease, yielding MFLLKLIVRNAFRHKLRSTLTVLGIAVAILAFGLLRTLIGAWYLGVEASAANRLVTRNAISLVFSLPLSYKDRIKQVDGVEKVSIGNWFGGIYIDRKNFFPNFAVEPESYLELYPELVIPPQQKSAFVRDRRGAVAGANLAERFGWQVGDQITLQGTIFPGDWDLVLRGIYRGLRPNTDQTQFFFHWDYLNETMKKTAPRRADQVGFYMIGLSHPDQAAEASAAIDALFKNSLAETLTETEKAFQLSFVAMSGAIITAIRIVSIVVIVIIMVVAANTMAMTARERIAEYATLKTLGFGAHHIAGAVFGESMLIALSGGALGLLLTYPAAAEIGRMLAQFIPVFRVPPETVWLDLAAAVTVGFVAGIFTTWRGATINIAEGLRRIG
- a CDS encoding ABC transporter ATP-binding protein, which encodes MTAPIPAIVEIRNLYKSYLRGNQRVPVLEDITLDVADGAFLALMGPSGSGKSTLLNLIAGIDSPDAGLLRVGGVEVSAFAERELAAWRAAHVGFIFQFYNLIPVLTAFENVELPLLLTPLSRKERSEHVLLAMRLVSLEDRMDHRPGQLSGGQQQRVAIARALITDPTILVADEPTGDLDRESAEEVLSLMDSLNREFGKTVIMVTHDPRAAEKAHVIRHLEKGLLDNVPA
- a CDS encoding efflux RND transporter periplasmic adaptor subunit, yielding MADDDLSKLKIPKSEAHFARSHRRRKFRWLLIPLLILLGAGLYATGIFAPAVEVELASVSLVFPSQSLTQLNASGYVVAQRKAAVASKVTGRLEWLGVEEGSLVKEGQVIARLENRDTLAAKDQAEAELQRARTEIARTQAEQHEAQVNFRRFQELLADGIISRAEFDRAEARHLQAEATVKAAEATVSTARAALRGAEVALDYTRIRAPFDAVVLTKNADIGDIVTPIGAAAEAKAAVVNIADLDSLQIEADVSESNLEKVHVGQPCEIQLDAFPERRFAGAVHMIVPTADRTKATVLVKVRFLAKDPKILPEMSARVAFLERPLTDKEQQPRTAVSRAAVVERDGKTLVFRVEGERAQASEMVTGEELGDMVEVRSGLQVGDKVIIRPLDRIREGSRVKLPRG